The nucleotide window GAGAACCGCTCGTAATCTTCGGCGACGGCAAGCAGACGAGGGATTTTATCTACGTGAAGGACGTCGTCAGGGCCAACCTCCTCGTGGCCGAGAGCAGGAAAGCGAACGGGAGGGTCTTCAACGTCGCCACAGGAAGGCAAACGAGCATCCTCGAGCTCGCGATGAAAATAATCGAGATAACCGGGACGACGAGCTCGATAATCTTCGACAAACCGAGGCCTGGCGACATAAGGCACAGCCTCGCGGACATAAGCGAAATCAGAAAGCTAGGCTTTGAGCCGGAGTTTTCACTGGAGGAGGGGCTTAAGAAGACTGTCGAATTCTTCCGGGAAACTGGGAAACGTGCTGAGTGAGGTTTATCCGGGTGGTGAGGGGTAGAATACCAGTGCCCCATACCAGTGGCCAACTGTGACAGTCGGTTCGGGGGAGGCATGCTTCCTTATGGCTATCCAATCGTACTCGCTTGGGGTTCTTCCCGTTATTTGACCGAAGCCGAAGGGCCCGCTCATTACGTACGAGGAATTTAGGGTGTACCCGACTACAAGAGTTCCATCTTGATACGTATATACTGTACCGTTTGAGTTTACGTAGATTTCAAATATGCTCCATGTGTTGAGGGAGTAGGGATTGTTTATATAATCCAAAACTGTCCCGCTTCCATTTATTATGCTCCTCCTGGTCAGGGCATCGTATTCGTTCAGGTTATTGTCGTACTCTATGGTTTCACCATATCCTATCCCGGAGGTTGTATTTATATAAATCGCGTAAAAAGGGCCCGGGGTAAAGCTAGTACTGCCAAAGGCAATCCACCCGTCAGGATAAGAAAGACTCGCATTCATTATAACTTCATATGAGGTGGGTAGGTTTATCTTGGTCCAAATCCACGTAGGGCTCCCATACGCCCACCACAATATTTTATAAACACCGCTCATGTAAAGGATCCCGCCACTCACTGAGGGGGTTCCATGGACGTTCCATATAGTTGTGTTTACGCTGGTTCCATCGAAGTCGTCGAAGAGCAGGAACGTCCTGTACGGGTCATTGTAGGATGAGTATGGATTGGTGCCACCGTAGTGCATGCACACCACAACGCTTCCACCCGCTGGTATGTAGGGAACCTTCACCCAGATGATTGCCTGCTCGTTTGTGGAGTCCAGCTGTTGCACCCAATAATAGAGGGGACTTCCCGCGGATGTCGTGAAATATACGTTTGTCGAGTTGATATAACTCCAGAGAACGTCGGAGGTTGAGTTGAGGACAACCTTTAGGGTGTAGTTGTAGAGAGGGGTTATACCCGGGTTGTTTACGGCTATTGGATTGCAGATATCCCCTGTAAACAATCCAGCTCCTATCTTCTTAACCACAAGCTGGAAACTGCCGGAACCGGAAACGTAGTCTGGAGAATTGAGAACGACGTGAATGTCCGAAACGTCGTAGATGCTGACTTGACTGGATGGGGAGACGTTGATCTCTTCCAGAGCTGGGAGAACCTGCGTCAAAGTTCTGCTCCAGACCGCTATTAAGTCCCCGCTCGAGTTGTAAAGCTTGACGTATATCGTCGTTCCAGCACTCAGGTTGTCGGCAAACATCAGTGTAACGTTCAGGATGTTATACGTTGCCGTTGAGATCCAGAAGTAGAAGCCCCCTGAACCCGTGGGGCTGTACACTGGTGTTGTTGAGCTTCCAATCCCCTGAACCTGAACGCTGATGTTGGGCACGGCTAACCCGAGAACGGCAATGGCTGTGAGAATGAGCATCAGCACTGTTGCGGATTTTAGGGCCCTCATTAATTACGGATATGGATCGAGGGTCTTAAAACGATTCCTCAAGGTTTATTAACCCAAACCCCGGAATATAACCGGTGGTCATTACGGTGATCATACCCCGGCCCATCGATCCCTCAGTGATCAGGAAGATCAGAAAGGAACTCGGGATAACCCAGGAAGAGCTCGCCAGAAAAGCTGGGGTTACGCAGGCGTATATAGCGAAGCTCGAGAGCGGCAGAGTCGATCCCCGGCTGTCCACGTTTAACCGAATTCTCCAGGCCCTCCTTGAGTGCAAGAAGGCCCTCCCAAAGGCCCGCGATGTAATGTCATCCCCGGTTATATCGGTCAAGCCCTACGAAAAGGTCGAGACCGTGATAAAGCTCATGAACTCCCACAACATCTCCCAGATCCCCGTCATAAGCGGGAACAAGGTCGTCGGTTCGGTTACGGAGCGTTCCCTCGTCCGTCGAAGCCTCGAGTACGAGGACATCTACGACAGGAAGGTTCTTGAGGTAATGGACGAACCGTTCCCCATCGTGAACGAGGAGGAGGATCTGGAGGTCGTTAAGTACCTCCTCGAGGAGCACCCGGCCGTTCTCGTCCAGGACAGGACCGGCAGGATCGTGGGGATAATAACGAGGGTTGACATCTTCAAGGGCAGAACCGCTGCGGAAAGCCTTTAAACCACCCCTCCCAATTTCTGGAGGTGATTCGGATGGAAGAGAACGTGAAGAAAAGGGAAGAGCTTGAGAAGCTCGCGTACGAGTATCAGCTCCTTCAGGCTCAGGCTCAGCTGCTGGCCCAGAACCTCGAGCTCCTGACCCTCGCGAAGAACGAGCTGACAGCCCTCAAGGAGACCCTGGAAGGGTTGAAGAGCATAGACTCCGAGAACCCGGAGATCCTCGTGCCTATCGGGGGCGGTTCCTTCCTCAAGGGAACCATAGCGGACAAGGAGCGGGCTATCGTCAGTATCGGAGCTGGCTACTCCGCGGAAATGCCCGTTGAGAACGCCATAGAGTTGATTGACAGGCGGATCAACGAGTACGATACAGCTATCCAGAGAACCCAGGAAGCACTCAGAAGACTTGAGGGACAGCTTCAGGACCTGGCAAAGCGCGCCCAGTCACTCGAGAAGTGATTTTTCCGTTCCATTTTCAAACCTTTGTAGAAATTCTAATTGTTCTTGATGGCTGGACTGGAAATGTTGGATTTATCCTAACGGGCTGGCCGAATATGTAGGCATTTATGTAGGTACATGGTGAATTTCCAAAGAAAATCCTTTTGCCCTGGATATCTCGAACAAAAAAGCTTATATAGAGCTTTTTCTACCGTTTTGCGACTGAGTAATCCTTAAAATCAGAATCTCGATAAAATTGGCGGCGATCCCACCCTTACCGGGGTGGCATGATCTTGGTGGATCAAATAAGGGGCTAAAACTCACGATCCGTTAGAATAATGAAAGCTCAACTGCGTCCTTTTGTTTGCTTTTGTCTATCATTTCATTCGTATTTTTCCGAGATATATCCCTTCAGGTAGGAAAACGTCAACGTATTCAACGTCCTTTAGAAACGGCACCATTCTCAGGCCCTCTTCGATGGGGAACCCCTCTATGTACGGGTTCACCGTCGGCAGCACGAGGTAACTTCCAACCCTCGCGAAAACTTTCACCTTTCTCCTAACTCCCCGATCCTTGAACACGTACGCGGGATGGATGTGCCCGAGGTAAACCTCCCTGAACTCGCCCTCCGGAAGCTGAGTGTGGCCGTGGAGGAACAGCATCCCGTCGAGGGTGAAGTACTGAACAACCCTGACGTCCCTGAAGGCCCCAACGGCATCCTCTATCCTGCCGTCGTGGTTTCCCTTCGTGATGATCGTTGGAATTCCTTTAAGCTCCGAGAAGAATTCCATGAGGATCTTTTTGAGCCCGAAACTGAGGCCCAATGGTTCCTTAACGTCCCCGAGGAGTATCAGAAGGTCAGGATCTTTCTCCACGATAAAGCCGGCGAGGAGTTCCTCAAACCTCGTTCTGATCCGCAGTCCCCGGGAGAACTCGAACCCGATGTGAAGATCCGCGAGGAGAAGGGTTTTTCCGCGCGAAGTCCGGAGCTCAAGTGAGAGGTCATTGAAAGAAAAGGGAGAAATCCCCATACCACCACCGGGAAGCGGGATCAGATGAGACCGCGCTCCTTCTTCCTCTGCCTCTTGAGCCTGCGTATCCTCTTCTTGATCCACTTCCACCTCATCCTGCCCTTCTTCTTCCACTTCCTTGGACGCCTCTTCATGATCGTCACCAGCTCCGGGTTCCCGGGAGGGTTTTTAAGCTTTTTCCCTTTGGCTTTTCCCCGCGTATCCTCACGGCCCTCTAAACCGGAAAAAGCCGCCCATCCATCCTTTTACAGTCGGCCGAACAAAACTGAATTCAAAGGCTCAATCCTTGATTTTTTCCGGTAAAACGCTCTATATTAACCAATGCGTTGAGATATAAAACGCACTCATGGTTTAATGCCGTTATCTTGGCTGAAAATCTAATTTGCCCTGTTAAAACCTTTTCAGCAATCCCTTTCCTTCCACGACAACTTTATTTACTCCAACCGCGTAGGTGCTCAAGGTGGGAGAAATGGTAAAGGTCGCTTTCGGCCAGATGAGACCCGTCCTTCTCGATCCCGAGGCAAACTACTCCAAGGCGGAGAGACTGGTTGCCGAGGCCGCTGAGAACGACGTCAGGCTCATAGTTCTTCCCGAGCTCTTCGATACTGGCTACAACTTCAGCAGCAGGGCCGAGGTGGAGGAAGTCGCCTCCCCCATACCCGACGGCAGGACGACGCGCCTTCTCTTGCGCCTCGCCAGGAGGTACAGGATCTTCATAATCGCCGGAACGGCCGAGAAAGATCGCTTCGGCAGGCTCTACAACTCGGCGGTTGTGGTTGGCCCGGCCGGATACCTCGGGAGGTACAGGAAGGTTCACCTCTTCGCCAGGGAGAAGGAGTTCTTTGAACCCGGGAACCTCGGTTTTGAGGTTTTTAACCTGGGCTTTGCCCGGGTAGGGGTGATGATATGCTTCGACTGGTTCTTCCCGGAATCGGCGAGAACACTCGCCCTTAAGGGGGCCGAAATAATAGCCCATCCCGCAAACCTCGTCATGCCCTACGCTCCCAGGGCCATGCCGATAAGGGCCCTCGAAAACCGGGTTTACACGATAACCGCGGACAGGGTTGGTGAGGAGAGGGGTCTCAGGTTCATCGGCAGGAGCCAGATCAACTCCCCCCTCGCCGAAACCCTCGTGGAGGGAAGCGAAGACGGGGAGGAACTCGGCATAGCTGAGATAGACCTGTCCCTAGCCAGGAACAAGAG belongs to Thermococcus sp. AM4 and includes:
- a CDS encoding DUF2341 domain-containing protein; protein product: MLILTAIAVLGLAVPNISVQVQGIGSSTTPVYSPTGSGGFYFWISTATYNILNVTLMFADNLSAGTTIYVKLYNSSGDLIAVWSRTLTQVLPALEEINVSPSSQVSIYDVSDIHVVLNSPDYVSGSGSFQLVVKKIGAGLFTGDICNPIAVNNPGITPLYNYTLKVVLNSTSDVLWSYINSTNVYFTTSAGSPLYYWVQQLDSTNEQAIIWVKVPYIPAGGSVVVCMHYGGTNPYSSYNDPYRTFLLFDDFDGTSVNTTIWNVHGTPSVSGGILYMSGVYKILWWAYGSPTWIWTKINLPTSYEVIMNASLSYPDGWIAFGSTSFTPGPFYAIYINTTSGIGYGETIEYDNNLNEYDALTRRSIINGSGTVLDYINNPYSLNTWSIFEIYVNSNGTVYTYQDGTLVVGYTLNSSYVMSGPFGFGQITGRTPSEYDWIAIRKHASPEPTVTVGHWYGALVFYPSPPG
- the pfdA gene encoding prefoldin subunit alpha, whose protein sequence is MEENVKKREELEKLAYEYQLLQAQAQLLAQNLELLTLAKNELTALKETLEGLKSIDSENPEILVPIGGGSFLKGTIADKERAIVSIGAGYSAEMPVENAIELIDRRINEYDTAIQRTQEALRRLEGQLQDLAKRAQSLEK
- a CDS encoding CBS domain-containing protein, producing MVITVIIPRPIDPSVIRKIRKELGITQEELARKAGVTQAYIAKLESGRVDPRLSTFNRILQALLECKKALPKARDVMSSPVISVKPYEKVETVIKLMNSHNISQIPVISGNKVVGSVTERSLVRRSLEYEDIYDRKVLEVMDEPFPIVNEEEDLEVVKYLLEEHPAVLVQDRTGRIVGIITRVDIFKGRTAAESL
- a CDS encoding metallophosphoesterase, which produces MGISPFSFNDLSLELRTSRGKTLLLADLHIGFEFSRGLRIRTRFEELLAGFIVEKDPDLLILLGDVKEPLGLSFGLKKILMEFFSELKGIPTIITKGNHDGRIEDAVGAFRDVRVVQYFTLDGMLFLHGHTQLPEGEFREVYLGHIHPAYVFKDRGVRRKVKVFARVGSYLVLPTVNPYIEGFPIEEGLRMVPFLKDVEYVDVFLPEGIYLGKIRMK
- a CDS encoding nitrilase, with protein sequence MVKVAFGQMRPVLLDPEANYSKAERLVAEAAENDVRLIVLPELFDTGYNFSSRAEVEEVASPIPDGRTTRLLLRLARRYRIFIIAGTAEKDRFGRLYNSAVVVGPAGYLGRYRKVHLFAREKEFFEPGNLGFEVFNLGFARVGVMICFDWFFPESARTLALKGAEIIAHPANLVMPYAPRAMPIRALENRVYTITADRVGEERGLRFIGRSQINSPLAETLVEGSEDGEELGIAEIDLSLARNKRLNDYNDVFRDRRPEYYAR